In the Bacillus sp. HSf4 genome, AACCTTTTGAACCAATGGCTCGAGCTTTTTCTTATTTTTCAGCCCCAGTAACGTTCGTCCATGCCCCATTGATAATGTACCGTTGTCAATTAACTTCTGAACCTTTTCAGGCAGCGTCAGCAATCGCAAATGGTTGGCGATGTGAGGTCGGCTTTTTCCAAGCCTTTTCGCCAGCTGTTCTTGTGTCATATCAAGATGTTTTAGCAAAGATTCGTACGCTTTGGCTTCCTCAAGCGGAGACAGGTCTTCACGCTGAAGATTTTCCAGTAGGGCAATCTCCATCATCAGGGATTCTGACAGCTCTCGGACAATCGCAGGAATCGTTTCTAAACCGGCTTTTTCAGCAGCTCGAAAGCGGCGTTCTCCGGCTACAATGTCATAGCCTTTGATAGACTTTCGAACGATAATGGGCTGCAATACTCCATGCTGTAAAATGGACTCCTTTAAATCTTTTAACGATTGGTCATCAAACGTTTTTCTTGGCTGATAAGGATTGGGCCGCAAATCGTGCAGCTTGATTTCCTCAACCGTCTCTTCGGATAAATCAACATTTGAAAACAGTGCATTAATCCCTTTTCCGAGACCTTTAGGCATTCGCAGCCACTTCCTTTGCTAAAT is a window encoding:
- a CDS encoding ParB/RepB/Spo0J family partition protein — its product is MPKGLGKGINALFSNVDLSEETVEEIKLHDLRPNPYQPRKTFDDQSLKDLKESILQHGVLQPIIVRKSIKGYDIVAGERRFRAAEKAGLETIPAIVRELSESLMMEIALLENLQREDLSPLEEAKAYESLLKHLDMTQEQLAKRLGKSRPHIANHLRLLTLPEKVQKLIDNGTLSMGHGRTLLGLKNKKKLEPLVQKVVSEQLNVRQLEKLVQQLNADVPRETKKPKQAKDAVIKERESYLQNYFGTPVTIKKQKKKGRIEIEFYSNEDLDRILELLSEKES